GTGGTCCAACATTGTCCAATGGTTTCTCTACTGGATATAGTTCCAATGCATATCAAGGGAGTTCTTTGAACTCCAGTTATGGTGACATGGAGGATGGATATGATGGTCTGAGGCCTGCAAGTAAAGGCGAAAGGGGAGGGTTGGCAGGATTATCCAATTTGGGCAACACATGCTTCATGAATAGTGCACTTCAGTGTCTGGTTCATACACCTCCGCTCGTCGAATACTTCTTGCAAGATTACACTGATGAGATTAACAGACAGAATCCTTTGGGGATGCATGTAATGTTGCTTCTTTTGTCTATGATGTGAACTTTTTGTAAGGAAGAGATCTGTATTTGAGTTTCTAATATCTGTTTTAGTTTTACAGGGTGAGCTTGCACTTGCATTTGGCGAACTATTGAGGAAACTGTGGTCCTCTGGCCGAACACCCGTGGCACCTCGTGTATTCAAGGGAAAACTTGGTCGATTTGCTCCCCAGTTTAGCGGATATAACCAGCATGATTCTCAGGTTGGTTTGGCTAGTCTTTGCTGAGAATGTCATATTTGCCACAGGGTTTGCTCAATGCTAATTTTTGGTATTTAGGAATGTTTCTGTAGCACCTGATGGTAAATGTACCATGTCTTAGCCACTAGTAGAGCCTGTAGTTTTTGGTTGTCTAGAATATTGTTCGTAGTTTTCTCACTAAAGGCAGCATAATTCTCTTAAAATGCTGCTAGATATTTCAATAAGTGAtatgcttctctttctaggaacTACTCGCCTTCCTCTTGGATGGATTACATGAAGATTTAAATCGCGTCAAGCAAAAGCCGTATTTTGAAACAAAGGACTCAGATGGTCGTCCAGATGAAGAAGTTGCTAACGAGCTTTGGAGATACCACAGAGCCAGAAATGACTCCGTTATAGTTGATATTTGCCAGGTTCTTAGCTATTCGTCATTTTCTGTCTATGATTTATTTGCTATTTCTTCCTGTACTAAATTTCTAAAATTGACTAGGACTGTCTTGATTGACCTTTATGTGAGTGGTTTTATATTTGTAGTCCTCggaatttttattatttttttcttttcctcttccctCTGCCAACTTGAGTTTGACAGTGCCACTTACTGGAGGCTGATAATCACCTTTTTCCCCCTTTCTGGTGACAAAGGCTATTTCACTTTCAGTAATGTTTGGATCGAACTTTGTTGGCATATAAAATATCCGAAATTGATGTTTGTCTTCTTATTAGTGCATATGGCCACAAAGTTCACTCATACTGAAGCTATTTATTTCAGGGCCAATACAAGTCTACGCTGGTTTGTCCCGACTGCAAGAAAATCTCAATAACATTTGATCCCTTCATGTATTTGTCTCTACCACTTCCTTCAACAGTCACAAGGACAATGACAGTAACAGTGTTTTATAGTGATGGCAGTGGCCTTCCAATGCCATATACTGTTACCGTCTTGAAACATGGTTATATTAAAGATCTTGCACATGCTTTAGAAAGTGCATGCTGCTTAAGGATTGATGAATACCTGCTACTTGCAgaggtaatttttttttgccATTTGTTAACATTTTGTATGGGTACCGACATGTGCATGCCTATGCAAATGTTTGTACCAGAATCCTATATCTGCACACATGTAAAAATTTTGTGTTGGTTTGTTCGAACTGTGCTACTGTTTGTTTTATGAAAAGTCTCTTGAACAGGTCTATGATCATAGGGTATTTCGATACCTTGATAACCCTACAGAGATTTTGAATTCAGTTAAAGATGATGAACATATTGTTGCATACAGACTCCCGAAAAGGGTGGCACAACTGACAAGACTAGAGATTAGTCACAGGTACCAGGAAAAGTAAGTTTTAATCCTTGAATTATTTGGTACCTAATTTATAAGctgttaaaattaaaaattctgTTATTTTATGCCCAGCAGCTGCCCCATTGGTCATGATCcattttttatgtatttgataaTTTACTAGACTTCTCCTGGTATTGCTTTTAGCAACTTGAGTGAAAATGTGGACTCGTGAATTTGTGAATACTCTCAAATTGGTGTGTGTTCACAATCAAATAGAATAAATTCATTATTGAGGTTAATAACTAACAAAGAATGAGGTTAATTCTGAATTTCTTAGTTGACTTTCTTACTAATAAAACTACTTATCACTTGTCGAGAGAAAGCATCTATTTGGACTGGTGTCTTGACTGTACTTGTTATAGCTTATTCTTCACCTGCCATTGACCATCATGTATTTTCTCTAGGTGTATCATAGACAGTTCGAAGGCCAGTGAGAGGAAGTTGTTCTTGACACCACTTGTTACTTTCTTGGAAGATCCACGCAACGGAGCTGATATTGATTTTGCTGTCCATAAGGTACTTGCCCCATTAAGAAGAAAAGCATTCATCTCATCAGCACCTGGTCTTAAGGATGGTGCGGAAAATGGTTCTCCCTCGGAAACAATTGAAGTACCAATGAACAGCTGTACTATCCAATTTGGTTGTGAAGGTCAATCAACAGAGTGCATAGATTCAGTGGGGAATTCCAGCATGGAGCTGGCATATCATCTTTGTCTAACTGATGAACGGGGTACTAACTGCAGGCCAGTTGCAAAAGATACGGTGATACAACCAGTTAGAATGCAAAGGGTGATATTGGATTGGACTGAGAAGGAATATGAGCTATATGATGCTGGCTACCTCAAAGATCTTCCAGAGGTTCACAAAAGTGGACTTACAGTGAAGAAAACCAAGCAAGAAGCTATATCCTTATTTTCGTGTTTGGAGGCCTTCCTAAAGGAGGAACCTTTAGGACCAGATGATATGTGGTATGTTATGAGATGTTATCTTTTAAGAAGTTTGTTGTCCACTTGATGTGGATTTAAGTGTATGCTTATGATTTAAATGCAGGTACTGTCCTGGTTGCAAGGAGCATAGACAAGCCTCCAAGAAGTTAGATTTATGGAGATTACCGGACATACTTGTTTTCCACTTAAAGCGGTTCTCTTATAGCCGATGGCTGAAGAACAAGCTTGATACGTTTGTGAATTTTCCCATACATAATCTGGATTTAAGCAAGTATGTGAAATGTAAGGATGCATCTGAGAGCTCCCATGTGTATGAGCTATACGCAATAAGCAACCATTATGGTGGACTAGGCGGTGGGCATTACACAGCTTACTGCAAGGTACTTTTTAATTTGTCCTGCCCTTTTGTTGAATTTCTTCAGAAGAGTAGTTGCTACCTAGAATATATTCTGCTCGAGCTAGCAATAAATTGggagcagttaatatgtatagTTTTGAACTATTGAGCTGAGTCTCATCCAAGGGGCTCCGATGGTCTTGGTTGACTGACGTGTTCTTTTAATTGGCAGTTGATTGATGACGACAGATGGTATCATTTTGATGATTCCCATGTTTCACCTGTTGCTGAGTCTGATATCAAAACATCGGCTGCCTATGTGTTGTTCTATCGAAGAGTTAAAGCTCAACAAAATGGAGTTGTGGGAGGGTCCTTCCAGTGCCATAGAAGCTCTTGAAGATCATTGACTGTTTGCTCTTATCCCCGTGTGATAAGGTCTAAATTCTTGGCTGTCTGGCAGGTGCTAGTTCGTGAGTCAGCTAACATGGTTGGGGCTTATCTTATCCTAGGGAAATAGCAGTAGGTGCTCTATCAGTAAGAAGCACCTAGAGGAAAACAGAAATTGGGTGAGGCTCTAGTGTTTCTTGAAAGccttgaaaaa
The genomic region above belongs to Solanum dulcamara chromosome 5, daSolDulc1.2, whole genome shotgun sequence and contains:
- the LOC129890246 gene encoding ubiquitin carboxyl-terminal hydrolase 9-like isoform X1 is translated as MTIPDSTYMMENGSIELPCMPEEEARVIQELITKAETNLREGNLYYVISNRWFMDWQRYIGKPLGAYPFNEHAAESLPSLLPNSANRPGPIDNSDIIIREAESGGDDPQLLRILEEGRDYVLVPQEVWEKLSEWYKGGPALPRKMISVGDAKQLSVEVFPLCLNLFDARDKSHKVIRLSKKATLHELYTIVCRLKGIVPEKAHIWDYFDKMKQTKLVSSNQTLEDSNVQMDQDILLEVQPEGTLPSGFGFDSTGNDLALVPVEPLRSSVTIAGGPTLSNGFSTGYSSNAYQGSSLNSSYGDMEDGYDGLRPASKGERGGLAGLSNLGNTCFMNSALQCLVHTPPLVEYFLQDYTDEINRQNPLGMHGELALAFGELLRKLWSSGRTPVAPRVFKGKLGRFAPQFSGYNQHDSQELLAFLLDGLHEDLNRVKQKPYFETKDSDGRPDEEVANELWRYHRARNDSVIVDICQGQYKSTLVCPDCKKISITFDPFMYLSLPLPSTVTRTMTVTVFYSDGSGLPMPYTVTVLKHGYIKDLAHALESACCLRIDEYLLLAEVYDHRVFRYLDNPTEILNSVKDDEHIVAYRLPKRVAQLTRLEISHRYQEKCIIDSSKASERKLFLTPLVTFLEDPRNGADIDFAVHKVLAPLRRKAFISSAPGLKDGAENGSPSETIEVPMNSCTIQFGCEGQSTECIDSVGNSSMELAYHLCLTDERGTNCRPVAKDTVIQPVRMQRVILDWTEKEYELYDAGYLKDLPEVHKSGLTVKKTKQEAISLFSCLEAFLKEEPLGPDDMWYCPGCKEHRQASKKLDLWRLPDILVFHLKRFSYSRWLKNKLDTFVNFPIHNLDLSKYVKCKDASESSHVYELYAISNHYGGLGGGHYTAYCKLIDDDRWYHFDDSHVSPVAESDIKTSAAYVLFYRRVKAQQNGVVGGSFQCHRSS
- the LOC129890246 gene encoding ubiquitin carboxyl-terminal hydrolase 9-like isoform X2, whose product is MTIPDSTYMMENGSIELPCMPEEEARVIQELITKAETNLREGNLYYVISNRWFMDWQRYIGKPLGAYPFNEHAAESLPSLLPNSANRPGPIDNSDIIIREAESGGDDPQLLRILEEGRDYVLVPQEVWEKLSEWYKGGPALPRKMISVGDAKQLSVEVFPLCLNLFDARDKSHKVIRLSKKATLHELYTIVCRLKGIVPEKAHIWDYFDKMKQTKLVSSNQTLEDSNVQMDQDILLEVQPEGTLPSGFGFDSTGNDLALVPVEPLRSSVTIAGGPTLSNGFSTGYSSNAYQGSSLNSSYGDMEDGYDGLRPASKGERGGLAGLSNLGNTCFMNSALQCLVHTPPLVEYFLQDYTDEINRQNPLGMHGELALAFGELLRKLWSSGRTPVAPRVFKGKLGRFAPQFSGYNQHDSQELLAFLLDGLHEDLNRVKQKPYFETKDSDGRPDEEVANELWRYHRARNDSVIVDICQGQYKSTLVCPDCKKISITFDPFMYLSLPLPSTVTRTMTVTVFYSDGSGLPMPYTVTVLKHGYIKDLAHALESACCLRIDEYLLLAEVYDHRVFRYLDNPTEILNSVKDDEHIVAYRLPKRVAQLTRLEISHRCIIDSSKASERKLFLTPLVTFLEDPRNGADIDFAVHKVLAPLRRKAFISSAPGLKDGAENGSPSETIEVPMNSCTIQFGCEGQSTECIDSVGNSSMELAYHLCLTDERGTNCRPVAKDTVIQPVRMQRVILDWTEKEYELYDAGYLKDLPEVHKSGLTVKKTKQEAISLFSCLEAFLKEEPLGPDDMWYCPGCKEHRQASKKLDLWRLPDILVFHLKRFSYSRWLKNKLDTFVNFPIHNLDLSKYVKCKDASESSHVYELYAISNHYGGLGGGHYTAYCKLIDDDRWYHFDDSHVSPVAESDIKTSAAYVLFYRRVKAQQNGVVGGSFQCHRSS